TACAGGTGGAATTGCGCCTTTACATGAACTCCCAAAAACAAATGGCACAGTAGCTGACATTGTGGTTTATCCCAATCCAAATAAGGGAGCATTAAATTTTACAGTGGAATTACAAAAATTGGAAATATTCGACCTCCAAGGTAAGTTGATATATAAGCATATCGACAATGATGGATTTAGCCGTTTAGAATTATCCCTAAATAATGGACTATACTTAACCAGAGGCTGGATTCTGGGACAATCAACTCCATTCCTAAAAAGAATAATCATTGCACATGAAAACTGACATTCTTCTGATTGACGGACACTGTGTTCTTTGTTCCAATCTAGCGAAATGGATTGCAAAGAATACAAATGGTAAGGCATTTAAAATAGGCGCCTTGCAAGATGAAGAGCTATTTAACCACTATGGATGGAAAAGTACTGAGGACCTAAAAAGTGTAGTCTATGTAACAAAATCGGGAGAGTGGTTGGAAAGAAGCAATGCAATTATTGCGCTTTCCAAAGGATTAAATCAGCCATACAGATTCTTGGGGAATCTGCTAAAAATATTTCCCCGAGCATTGAGAAATTGGGTTTATGATATAATAGCTTCTAGCAGGTACAGATGGTTTGGCAAAAAGGAAGAATGCGATTTACCAAGCGAAGCCCTAAGGGATATAGAAATAAAAAAGCCCTTCGGTTAGGAAGGGCTTTTTTAGTATCGTTTTAGCTAGCCGATTAAGCAGTAGCTTGTAATAAACCATTGGTTTTAGAAACTGCAGCTGCAGACTCCTTAAGATTATCCATCTCGGCATCGTTCAATTCAATCTCAACGATTTCCTCGATACCATTCGCACCGATAATTGCAGGAACACCGATAGCGATATCATTTAAACCGTACTCTCCTTCAAGTAGACAAGAGCAAGGGAACATTTTCTTAGAATCGGTAGCAATAGCATGTACCATAGATGCAACTGCGGCACCTGGCGCATACCAAGCAGAAGTTCCTAACATTTTAGTAAGCGTTGCACCTCCTACTTTAGTTGCCTCTTTTACCTCGTTTAGTCTGTCTTCTGAAATGAATTTAGAAACAGGAACAGAATTTCTTGTAGCCAATCTGGTTAACGGAATCATTCCGGTATCGCTGTGACCACCTATTACCATTCCATCGATATCTGATTGTGGACAACCTAAAGCTTCAGCCAAACGATATTTAAATCTCGCTGAATCAAGAGCACCACCCATTCCGATGATTCTATGCTTAGGAAGACCTAAAGATTTGTGCGCAAGGTAGGTCATGGTATCCATTGGGTTAGAAACCACAATAATGATGGCGTTTGGAGAATGCTTAATAATATTTCCAGCTACTTCTTTTACGATCCCAGCATTAATACCAATTAATTCTTCGCGAGTCATTCCTGGCTTACGAGGAATACCTGAAGTAATTACTGCAACTTCGCTACCTGCAGTTTTACTGTAATCGTTGGTAGAACCAGTAATTTTAGTGTCGAAACCATTTAAAGAGGCAGTTTGCATAAGGTCCATTGCTTTTCCTTCTGCAAAATTTTCTTTGATGTCTACTAAAACAACTTCAGAAGCGAAGTCTTTCATAGCGATATACTCGGCACAACTTGCTCCAACAGCACCAGCACCAACAACAGTAACTTTCATAATATTAAGTTTTTATTCAAATTCGTGCCCAAAGGTAATGAACCCCATCTTTCTAACCGGTATCATGACATAAATTTTGCAAATGCAATTTTTGAATGGCAACCGCTTCAATTAGAAAGCGTCAAAGGAATAGTAAAATATGGTAAGCCTGAGTAAGGAGTTAAGGGAGGCAATAGAAGGTTGTTGTAACAACGATAGGAAGTCGCAGGAATATATCCATAGAAGATATTACCAAACCTTACTTCCCATTTGCTTGCGTTATACGCGAAACATGGATCAGGCAGAGGATATTTTACAAAATAGCTTTATCAAGATATTTAACAGTATTGATAGATATGGCTACAAAGGTTCTTTCGAAGGTTGGCTAAAGCGGATTGTGGTAAATACATCCATCGATTTTCATCGGAGCAGAAAGAGTGACTTTCTACTATTGCCCGAGGATAAGCAAATGGAAGACTTCGATCGCGAAGAAGAAGGAGATGAAGAGTGGAATTATCCCTATTCTCCCAAACAGGTTATGGAGGCTATACAACAGCTTACCCCTGCATACAAAATGGTATTTAACCTCTATGTGATTGAAGATTACACACACAAGGAGATTGCCGACATGCTGGGAGTTAGTATAGGAACTTCAAAATCTAACCTCCTAAAAGCTAAAGCCAGATTGAGAAAGATCCTTGAAGAAAACTTTGAGAAGACTGAATTGTAAATGAGCAAGTTCGAAGAATACATTAAAAAATCAGTGGACCAATATGAGGTTGATTACAACCCAAACCACTGGTCGAAAATTGAGAGCCAACTCTCGGTGTCATCCGGAGGTGGCCTTGGCAAGAAGATTGCCATCGGTTCTGCTATTGTTATTACGGCTGCTTCTGTAGCGTATTTTGGATTTGACTCTAAGGAGAATACAATTCAACTACCTACTCCTATTCAACAGGAGCAAAGCCAAGAACCAATTATAGAAAGCAGCACCAAAAAACCTGAGGCAGTTATTGAAGACAAAGTGCCAAATGAGGTTTCGAAAAATTCTGTTGAGAAAGCTGCTAAAAACACTGCTTCTAGCGAAAAGCTTGAGAAGGCTACCCCCATGGAAAACGCCTATGAAAAGCCTGTCAACCAGCAGCCGATAATTGAAACGGTTTCCTCAGACGATTTAGATTTCACCATCGGATTAACTCGCAAGGAGGTTTGTGTTAAAGAAGCAATTGGTTTTACAGCTAATATTGACGAACCAGTAAGCTATAAATGGACTTTTGGAGATGGAAATAGCTCTAGCCTTCCAGAGCCAAAGCACCAATATAAAAAGGCAGGAAAATACTCCGTTAGCCTAGAGGTAACTTCGCTTATTTCTAATAAGACAAAACGGGTGATTGCTGGAGAGCCGATTATAGTAAATCCACAGCCTCAAGCTGACTTTGACTATACTATAGTTCCACCTGAGGATTTCGCTCAAAAGGTTGAGTTAAAATCATCCTTTGCAGATTACAAGCACATCGAGTGGATATACAATGACAAAATCTGGATGCAGCCTACTTTAGAATTAGATCTTAACAACAAAGGAAATTATCCAATAAAACTGGTTGTAGCCAACAACTTTGGATGCTACGATACTATTGTAAAAGTGGTTAGAGTAGAGAACGACTACAATTTGTTAGCTCCAAATGCATTTACTCCAGATCAGGACGGAATTAATGACGTCTTCTTGCCAAAAGCGCTTGAAAACAGCCATCTACCATACAAGTTAGAAATCTATGAAGTAACATCAGGAAAACTGATTTACAAAGACAACCAAGACGGAAGAGGTTGGAATGGAATTAACATGACTACCGGTACACTGGCTAATCAAGGTGACTACGCCTGGACAGTACGTCTAACCAAAGAAAACGGAGAAACCGAAATATTTAAAGGTACCCTAAAACTATTGCGACCTTAACTTTACCTCGCAATGCTCATCACAAGAAAAAGCCGCATATGCGGCTTTTTTTATTCCCATAAATTCTGTGTTAACAGTCCAAGAAAGGACTTGAACTTTATTAGCTAAAACTTATTCGGAATAAACTATTAGTAGGGGACAAACATCAAAATTTCTAATTTTACCTTGCTTCATGATTAAATCATAAGCCTAAAAAGTAAAATTTGCCATTTCCCGATCTTCCTTCTACCATTGCCCAATTTTAATTAGGGGACTGGATTTGAGCAAATATTAAACCCCAGATTTCCCGTCTGGGGTTTTCTTATGTCCAAAAAAAAAAAGCCACCCCGAAGGATGGCTTTATCATTACTTTCAAAGCAACGCTTGAGTCTAATCTTTATCTAAAGCATTAGTTACCAAATAATCTATGTAAGCTCTATGCGCTTTAGTACTTTCGTTAGGCTTAGATGCTGAAGCATTAATTTTCTTAATGTCTTGTAATTGCTTTAATGCAGCTGCTTTGGTGATATTGTCATAGCGAGATTTCTCTCCAATGATTCCAGCTAAACTTTCAACGTAGAAAACCTGAAGATTTTGACGGTTGGTATTCACCGATTTGTATCGATCAGCCGAAAAAATTCCATCGGTAAGATCACCAAAACACTCCGCAACAGAATATTTATTTCCATAAAGTGAAGCATCCGTTAATCGTTTAGTTACCGTTGGATGCATGATGTGTGCAACCGACTGTTTTTGAATATTTAACCAGCGATCGTGAAGCTTAGGATCCTCTGTAGAACCAAAAAAGTTAAAACCACGACGCTGAGGTTGTAAATGCCTAAACAATTCTTCAGACTCCATAAAGGCATCTGGTGCTAAGGCATACCTTTTAATAGCGTTCATTGCCTCTTTTTGCTTAGCATAAGGAACGGCGGTGTACGGAACTGCATCTTCTTCCTGACCAACCAACGAACGGTTGATGTATACCCCGCCAATTTGACGTGAAATAACCCCTAAGGAAGTTCCCATCTCTCCAGTTAAGGCTAAATATGCACTTCTAAGTCTATGATAAGATTCTCCTTCTTGGGGAATGGTTTCCAAAATCTTAGGCATGGTTTTCTTCACCAACTTAATTCTGTCTACCGCATAAGCAACAGGGTCTGAACTCAAGTCATATATATTAACTCGAGGATCAATACCTTTTCCTGGAGAACGCATATCATCGGCGTCGTTACCAAACATATGTTCTGGCTTTGTAGATTCAGCCAAAATCTCTTGTAATCGTAGCTCCTCTTCTTCGCTGTACTCAGATCCAGGAGAATATCCATATCTAATTACCCAAAAATCATAAGGCCCAATGTTGTCATCATAAAACATGGTATGATCCTCTTTATTGAGGGGGAAATTGATAGCAGGATATTCCATTACCGAGTTACACAACCCTTGCTTTCTAACCTTTTCTGGATCTTTAATTTCCTCATAAGTTAGCCATGAGCTCGCTTTCATATTGTGGTTTAATCCAAGGGTATGTCCTACTTCGTGAAGAACCAAACGGTAAAGAATTTGCTTGACAAAATCTTTTCTTGCCACTTCTGAAAGTTCCATAGCGTCGAAGGTTGTATTGGCAAAGACCATTTGTTGTCCCAGCATGTCTGCACTAAAGCATTTATCGGCCTCCAAAATTTCATCTCCAAAAATATTTAGGGCTGCAGATGAGAACACCTCTTCTCTTTTTAATCTATTGGAAATTGAAGCCCATTCCAGCATGATATCGGCTCCCAATATTTGCCCCGTTCTGGGGTTAACAAAGCTTGGCCCGTATCCCCCGAAAGGAGGAGTTGGTGAAGATGTCCAACGAAGAACATTATAGCGAATATCTCCTGCATCCCAAGTTGCGGTATCGGGTTGAATCCGCACTTGAACGGCATTTTTAAATCCGGCCTTTTCAAAAGCAGCATTCCATCTCAACACTCCTTTTCTAATGGT
The genomic region above belongs to Luteibaculum oceani and contains:
- a CDS encoding zinc-dependent metalloprotease, with translation MNKYLGIALALGLSVGQVNAQWFPTRVKPNQAAKESVAKKAPSSNKEIGKITKNCKEIPGLFGMLQDTTNGSVYMWIDEDKIGKEFIHFSQIADGVLPAGFFRGSYRGSRVVKIEKYFNQIDVRLVNTSFYFDENNELAKAADANINNPILFSEKIVGTENGKHLIKADKLFVSESLSQVKPTPNPKRPGFSLGSFNKSLSRVDRIRNYPENTDVKVTLVYSNPYPKSGGDRSVSDPRSVNVEIYHSLIAMPQNDFRPRRDDPRIGYFTTQRNDMTSLSHTPYKDMIHRWYLEKKNPEAEISEPVQPIVWWIENTTPEEFRETIRKGVLRWNAAFEKAGFKNAVQVRIQPDTATWDAGDIRYNVLRWTSSPTPPFGGYGPSFVNPRTGQILGADIMLEWASISNRLKREEVFSSAALNIFGDEILEADKCFSADMLGQQMVFANTTFDAMELSEVARKDFVKQILYRLVLHEVGHTLGLNHNMKASSWLTYEEIKDPEKVRKQGLCNSVMEYPAINFPLNKEDHTMFYDDNIGPYDFWVIRYGYSPGSEYSEEEELRLQEILAESTKPEHMFGNDADDMRSPGKGIDPRVNIYDLSSDPVAYAVDRIKLVKKTMPKILETIPQEGESYHRLRSAYLALTGEMGTSLGVISRQIGGVYINRSLVGQEEDAVPYTAVPYAKQKEAMNAIKRYALAPDAFMESEELFRHLQPQRRGFNFFGSTEDPKLHDRWLNIQKQSVAHIMHPTVTKRLTDASLYGNKYSVAECFGDLTDGIFSADRYKSVNTNRQNLQVFYVESLAGIIGEKSRYDNITKAAALKQLQDIKKINASASKPNESTKAHRAYIDYLVTNALDKD
- a CDS encoding RNA polymerase sigma factor; translation: MVSLSKELREAIEGCCNNDRKSQEYIHRRYYQTLLPICLRYTRNMDQAEDILQNSFIKIFNSIDRYGYKGSFEGWLKRIVVNTSIDFHRSRKSDFLLLPEDKQMEDFDREEEGDEEWNYPYSPKQVMEAIQQLTPAYKMVFNLYVIEDYTHKEIADMLGVSIGTSKSNLLKAKARLRKILEENFEKTEL
- a CDS encoding PKD domain-containing protein; this translates as MSKFEEYIKKSVDQYEVDYNPNHWSKIESQLSVSSGGGLGKKIAIGSAIVITAASVAYFGFDSKENTIQLPTPIQQEQSQEPIIESSTKKPEAVIEDKVPNEVSKNSVEKAAKNTASSEKLEKATPMENAYEKPVNQQPIIETVSSDDLDFTIGLTRKEVCVKEAIGFTANIDEPVSYKWTFGDGNSSSLPEPKHQYKKAGKYSVSLEVTSLISNKTKRVIAGEPIIVNPQPQADFDYTIVPPEDFAQKVELKSSFADYKHIEWIYNDKIWMQPTLELDLNNKGNYPIKLVVANNFGCYDTIVKVVRVENDYNLLAPNAFTPDQDGINDVFLPKALENSHLPYKLEIYEVTSGKLIYKDNQDGRGWNGINMTTGTLANQGDYAWTVRLTKENGETEIFKGTLKLLRP
- a CDS encoding thiol-disulfide oxidoreductase DCC family protein, with protein sequence MKTDILLIDGHCVLCSNLAKWIAKNTNGKAFKIGALQDEELFNHYGWKSTEDLKSVVYVTKSGEWLERSNAIIALSKGLNQPYRFLGNLLKIFPRALRNWVYDIIASSRYRWFGKKEECDLPSEALRDIEIKKPFG
- the mdh gene encoding malate dehydrogenase yields the protein MKVTVVGAGAVGASCAEYIAMKDFASEVVLVDIKENFAEGKAMDLMQTASLNGFDTKITGSTNDYSKTAGSEVAVITSGIPRKPGMTREELIGINAGIVKEVAGNIIKHSPNAIIIVVSNPMDTMTYLAHKSLGLPKHRIIGMGGALDSARFKYRLAEALGCPQSDIDGMVIGGHSDTGMIPLTRLATRNSVPVSKFISEDRLNEVKEATKVGGATLTKMLGTSAWYAPGAAVASMVHAIATDSKKMFPCSCLLEGEYGLNDIAIGVPAIIGANGIEEIVEIELNDAEMDNLKESAAAVSKTNGLLQATA